From the Brachyspira sp. SAP_772 genome, the window TAAACCAAGCTCTTTTAAAGTAAACATCTATAGAATTAACATCTTTCAATCCTAATAATTCATAAACACCCCATACAAAACTGTCTAGCCTGTCTGGGCTTTCTCCTTGCTCTCCTTGATAGCCTTGTATAGTAAGTAAAAGCATTTGATTTTCTAATTTTGGAAAACTTTTTAAGAAATACACTTTACCTTGAGAACAAAGATTAGCTACAGGTAAAGCTCTTAAATATTTACTTTGTGTTGCTCTTACAGGTATCAAACGAACACTTTTACTTTCACTTAATATTGTATTAGCTACATGGTCGCCGCCTTGATTTTCTTCATAAACAACTGCCTCACATTCATAATTAAAATAAGTTTTTACAAGCATTTTCGCATATTCTGAAGCGGTATAATGTCCGCTTACATCAGCTATTAAATGAACATACCCTTCATGAG encodes:
- a CDS encoding DNA-packaging protein — its product is GEPQTEFDGALWTYEEIKDLNLNMSYDKDNYVRRIIATDPATSSKDFNNEYGITVLGITHEGYVHLIADVSGHYTASEYAKMLVKTYFNYECEAVVYEENQGGDHVANTILSESKSVRLIPVRATQSKYLRALPVANLCSQGKVYFLKSFPKLENQMLLLTIQGYQGEQGESPDRLDSFVWGVYELLGLKDVNSIDVYFKRAWF